In a single window of the Carassius carassius chromosome 26, fCarCar2.1, whole genome shotgun sequence genome:
- the creld2 gene encoding cysteine-rich with EGF-like domain protein 2 has translation MIRSYSIFLLSCINLFLPLGSVYTKDFNALCSTCKQLVDNFDKGLEKTAKQNFGGGNTEWEERKLSKYELSEIRLTEILEGLCDSSSFECNRMLEENEEHFETWWFKRKTKHPDLFKWFCVETIKVCCPKGLFGPDCNNCIGGADKPCHGNGKCDGDGTRAGNGKCTCDKEYEGEFCLECSDGYFNALRNDTFSLCKECHESCVGCTGGTSQDCKECRNGWEKDQEGACIDINECTKDQAPCKENQYCLNTDGSFSCKECDISCSGCKGPGASYCLTCADGFKLEESTCTDINECTEDPALCKDNQYCLNTDGSFSCKECDTRCSGCKGPSASNCLTCADGYKDEEGTCTEENKEVPAFDSEGSQTGDSFEKHEDL, from the exons ATGATACGCTCATATAGTATTTTTCTCTTGAGTTGTATTAATTTGTTTCTACCACTTGGATCTGTGTATACAAAGGACTTTAACGCATTATGCTCAACATGCAAACAATTAGTCGACAATTTTGACAAG GGTCTGGAAAAAACAGCAAAGCAAAATTTTGGTGGTGGAAACACAGAATGGGAAGAGCGAAAACTCTCCAAATATGAACTGAG TGAGATTAGGTTGACAGAGATACTGGAGGGCTTGTGTGACAGCAGCAGTTTTGAGTGCAACCGTATGTTGGAAGAAAATGAGGAACACTTTGAGACGTGGTGGTTCAAGAG GAAAACAAAACACCCTGATCTGTTCAAGTGGTTTTGTGTAGAGACCATCAAAGTGTGCTGCCCAAAAGGTTTATTTGGTCCTGACTGCAATA aTTGCATTGGAGGAGCTGACAAACCATGCCATGGTAACGGCAAATGTGATGGAGATGGAACAAGGGCTGGAAATGGGAAGTGCACTTGTGATAAGGAATATGAAGGGGAGTTTTGTCTGGAATGCAGTGATGGTTATTTTAATGCACTGAGGAATGATACATTCTCCTTGTGCAAAG agtgtcatgagtcttgtgtTGGATGCACTGGAGGAACCAGTCAGGATTGTAAAGAATGTAGGAATGGATGGGAGAAAGACCAAGAAGGAGCATGCATTG ACATCAATGAATGCACCAAAGATCAAGCTCCATGCAAAGAAAACCAATACTGCCTAAACACGGATGGATCTTTCTCCTGTAAAG AATGTGATATCAGTTGCTCTGGTTGCAAAGGACCTGGCGCAAGTTACTGCCTCACGTGTGCTGATGGCTTTAAGCTTGAAGAAAGCACCTGCACAG ACATCAACGAATGCACCGAAGATCCAGCTCTGTGCAAAGATAACCAATACTGTCTAAATACAGATGGTTCTTTCTCCTGTAAAG AATGTGATACCAGATGCTCTGGTTGCAAAGGACCTAGTGCCAGTAACTGCCTCACCTGTGCTGATGGCTATAAGGATGAAGAAGGCACATGCACAG aAGAGAATAAGGAAGTGCCTGCCTTTGACTCTGAAGGTTCCCAAACTGGTGACTCATTCGAAAAACATGAGGACCTCTGA